The Phyllostomus discolor isolate MPI-MPIP mPhyDis1 chromosome 15, mPhyDis1.pri.v3, whole genome shotgun sequence genome includes the window GTTTAGgttattaatttgaaataacTCTTTTTAAAGCTATAAAGTTCCCTCGGAGATCTGCTTTCCTCACACCCCCTTAAGTCATACATTgtcttttcccctcctctcaaagtattttctaatttccctgtGATTTCATCTTGGACCCACTGGTTATGTAGGAGTATGTTGTgaatttccatatatttgtgaatttgccaatttatttgttattaatttctaatttcattccatttgtcgtcagagaacatactttgtaggatttcaatcttttaaaatgtactgcAAGTTGTTTTATGGCCTGACATTTTGTGGATCATGTCCCAAGTGCTCTTGAGAAAAATGTGGGTTCTGGTATTGGGTGGAGTGTTCTGTGTATGTATGTTAGATCCAATTGCTCTACACTGTTGTTCAAGCCCTCTGTGCCCTTGCTAATCTGTCTTGTTCTTCCGTCCATTATTGGAACTGGGGCACTGAGGTCTCCAACTCTAATAGATTGTCCACTTCTCCCTTCAATTCTGTAAAATTTTGCTTCCCGTATTTTGGGGCTCTATTGTtaacacaaatacatatacaatatatTCTCATCAAAGGACAAATCTTCTACCATTACAAACCTTTTATCTTTGtctcaagccaaaaaaaaaaaaaggaagttagttttaaagtatattggtctagcaggagtgtccaacccacggcccaggatggctgtgaatgcagcccaacacaacatcttaagtttacttaaaacatgatgagattttttggTAATTACATGTCTTAATGTATGGaagtgtggcccaagacaattctcctccttccagtgtggcccagagatgccaaaaggtcggacacccctgtgtgtagctttcttttggttattgtttgcatgaagtatctttttcccattcttttcatgtatttgtgtCTTTGAATCTAAAGTGAAGTCTTTTGTAAACAGCAAAGACTCTGGACCaagtttttaaatccattcagcCCATCTTATTTAAATAGCATCTTTCTTTGACGCATCTTCAAAAAGCCCTAAGGCTCTGCAATGTGTATTTTGAAAAACCACCAATCTAATACATGCAGGAGTTACTTATGAAGGaaataactgaattttatttcagaattctgTCAGCAACTTGACATGTGACCTAGAACCAGTTTTGTGTTATGATAAAGATAAAAAGCAGAACAGATGATGCCATCAGAACCACCAGTGTAACACTGGGAGACACGTGGGGTATACGTAGGGACCCGTACCCTCCTGCTGTGACTAACACCCACGGCACTAGTTACCACGCACTGTGGACATGTGCCGACAGCACTGCCCCCCTCACCTGCAGTAGGTACGGTTAACTGCCTGCCACGGGCCACATCCCCCTCCGCTGTGCTGGAGACGCTGATCTGGTTTCCAGTGTCCGCCCTTCTCTCGGACGAAGTGCACCATGGTCAGCCAAGGTCCGCTAATTCTCCTTTCCATTGACGACGGCTTTAGAGGGATGGGAACGTGACCGGTGTGGGTGAATGAGACGTGAAGAAATGTCTTTCCTAAAACTCTCCCAACCTCTGGACCTatcttaagaaataataaatcttCCTTTTACATTAGATTTCCTGATTGGGCCAAAAATTACACATCAGTTTAAGTATTtctcaatacaataaaaaaataagagtaagtttgttttaatattttattcaaagacTTCAGTTTTAGGCCTCTGTCAGATAGTCATCAACCcattatcattttactttttttgttgtttttcaaggaatttttaaTAAGGtagataatatatatttctctaacatgtatttttatattccagAAGCTGCCATCCTGTGCACTGGGTGAGAAGGGCTTGCTTGTATACACACAGCACATACTGAGtgcaatttaaaaaacactgccATTGGAATTTCAGACTTAGGGATCTGAACAGGTGGTGCCGGGGTGTGATCTTACTTTTAACATAAGTTTAACTCCAAGTGGCAGAGGGCACAGAAACAGGTGGCGAGACTCCATTCCGGCAATAGATCTTTGAACGGGGAAACCGAAGAAACTCACCACCACCCACAGGAGCAAACAAACAACCGCTTTATTAGGCATGCCCgttttttttcctccaggtaATTTTTTGGGGGAAATTACACTTTCAAAGAATTAGCTCTTAAAAACAGAGCAACTAATATTTCCAAAACTAAAACCCAGTATCTGACTTCTCAAAGCTCACGAAACCAGACGGAAAGGTCTGCTCGCGCCGGCCCCGCGCCGCAGGAAGGAGCTGGGACTGACTTCCACCAGCGCGCCCGCGCTCTGAACCCGACCGGAGACCACCGCTGGGTCCCCAGCCGCGTGGGCGTCGTCTTATTGCTGAATTGTACAGGATAAATTCTCTTTGGCAACTTTTTATATTATCAACGAATACAACTGGACAACTATAAAGGTTTGCATTAAtttagtatttcaaaaatttcaaaacttcattaaaattacttaaatgtcATCTCTTATAGATGCTAGAATAGGAAAGTCTCTAAACATGCCTGATGTACTATAACACAACAAAAAAGTTGCTAAATAATCATTACTGAAAGCTTTTTAGTTATGTACACGTATATAATTCAAACAGCAGTGGAAATACTACGATCCCAGCTCAAATTCCCTGTGATAAAGAACAAAAGCTACACGCAGAAACTGACATCTGGCTCTCTGCCAACTTTTCTGGAAGGCTGTTTCCAACAGActgaaaatggcccaaatgagcCAGATTATAATGCGGACTTTCACCATAATGCCACATAAAATTCAAGTATATTGACAAGTTAGTaatttttaattctgctctatGGACTAAGCCTATTTTGGAGGCTTGACacaatagtaccaagaaatttaaacaaaaagctGAAGTGCAGATGTGTAACTAAGAAATCTTTTCACACGTAACGAAACCACCAACTTAAATTCCAAATGGCTTCCACTACCTATCACCACTCAACGACTCACACGAAGCGTACTAAACCAGGTACGGCAGAAAGTGCTCTGAAGCGTGTTCACATCACAGAGGTGAGTGATGAAATCTGGCCAGCAAAAACTCAAATGAGCATATATGCAAATATCTGTATGCCAACTTTCATAAGATATAGAAAATGATTCATTTCAGTCATTTTATGTACAACTTGTATATAatctaaaacaagaaaaactaaaacttttctaTGTAAAAGCCACAATAAAGTCAAATGCAATACTAAATAACAGTCTTACAAACTGGCCTCCCCTAGGAGATGATAACTGAGCTGTGTCACTCTAGGAAATGCCGTCTTCTTGATCAATCATTTCTGTCTTCACTGAAAAGACATCTGCCAGCATGTGTTTGGGAATTTCTGAACCCCTGACTTTCAAAGCATAACAAGCATTCTCCACCTTGGCCAGACTCTGCTTCAAGGTGTACAGTTTCTTAGAAACCTCGTAAGGCCCAGTGTTGCCGATGAAGGAGAAGCCGTCGTAAACCTGCCGCAGGAACTGGCTCACTTCGAAGGGGGTGTCGATGTCCCCGTTGCCCACGCTGTTGATGCACATCCGCATGAGCTCCCCCGTGAGGTCGGCCACGCCCAGCAGGTAGTCCACGGGCGTGATCCTCAGTTGCCAGGAATCAAACTGCTTCTCCAGGGCATCAGACGAGGGCTggtgaaacaacaacaacacacacacacacaaagaaaattatactgtGAAAAGGAGTTAACACACGTGTATCACATTTACTAGAAGGTACAAAATCAACAGCAGATCATTTATCTCTAAATAAAATGATCTATTTTGTTTACTGACCATTTGTGACGTTACAAGAGAATTCATGCCTTGGGCAGGGAGCTGAATTACAGGAGTTCAAGACAATTCTGAAATCTAACACTGTATCATTATAAAATCAACCGCCTACTTCACTTGACacacacaataaaattaaaacattcttagACAAGGCCCAAGGCTTTATGGCATAACAATTACTTATTTGAATGACAAATCTCAAAGCCCGCCAAGTCTGTGATCACTCCCTGTCTTCCTGAGCCCTGCAGTCCCTTCGTCCCTAGCGCAGCACCGACCATCCTCACTTACTGCTCCCTCTCTGGCTGCATCCTCCACAGTTCCTATAGACCCCTGTTTTCCTACTGCATCCAGCAAAAGCACAAGCCTGAATTAATGTTAAGCCCTATTTTTGTTAGTCCTTTATTCAAGTGGTTGAGTCCCATTACGCTGAAAATACAAAAGTTACGTCTGCATACAATTTGTGCCACTACAAATTACTCACCAGTCCTTTTACTTATTCTTAGATGGTTCTCTCTCCCGTCTTCTTAAACACTATTCCAAACCTTCCTTACTCTCCTCAGCCCCCTACTCAATCCCAAGCCTCTTCACTCTCAGCAGACAATCCTGCCTACTTTCCACAGCCTGGTCATCTGCCAGATGAGAGAGTACTACACACTCTCTCAATTACCTTATGCctacaaaaaacaacaacaataaacaaacttATTTATGTCCACATCCATCTTTACCTTCTATCCTCCAGTCTCAGATGATGAGTTGTCCCTCCTCTTGTTTGAGGTTAACTCTTCCAAATGACCTTGAcccatctcctcccacctcttccAGGACCTTGCTTCATAAGGTGTatgcccttgggcaagttatttcatctctctaaacctcagtttcctcatctgtaaaatgggataacagtacctacctcagAGGTTTATTTCAAGGATAACATTTACCAAGTTCTTGGCATCATGCCCAACACAAAGTCAACACCAATAAATGTCAGCTGCTGTCAATTACCATTACCATTGTCATGTAAATCCCTCTCCACACCAGTTTCTCCCTCTATACTGGATTCTCTCTGGAAGCGGCAATGCTTAACTTGTTACTAAGAGGCTGTATGAGTCTTAGGTGTGGGTGCAGCCACACTGGAGGCTGTTTTAGGTGGAGGGACCTAGCTGCAAAGGCATGCAGGTAAGAACTGGGTTGTAAGGTTGAGAAACTTGCAAGGTATTTCTTTCaagtaaagtttaaaataagaattagtGCAGGATGAATCTAGAAAGATAGACAGGAGTATAAAGTGACATTAAGGAACTTGAACTTTATAGATAATAGAGTCACTGAGAATTAAGCAAGGAAATGAGTCAAATTTAGCTGTTATTATGATCACTCAGTATTGTTGGATTACTCTTCAGACACCATCTGGTCCAGTCCTCTGAATGTAAAGTGTAAGAGATGGGGTTCGATACACCAGAGGTAATACAGCTGGTTAATGACAGAACTGGACAAGCACCCAGAGCCAGCTTCCCAACTATGCTGGTGCATCATGACATAAAccatctgctctgctctgcttctGTGAACAGGTAAGAGAACtggcacctttttttttaaattgatttgaaagagagagaaacatcaattatttgttccacttatttatgcattcattggttgattcttgtatgtgccctgaccagggattgaacctgcaaccttggtataacAGGAAaacgttctaaccaactgagctaccggcCAGGGAACTGGCATCCTTTTAGAAAGAGTACATCCTTTTAGAAGGAAAAGAGGGTTGCATTTCATAGGtcagttataaaaataagttttgcttaaaatattaatGTCCTTATCTCTATCATTAGACAGGAATTCCCTGGTCATAACTAAGAAGTTGATTTTGGAGATAAAAgcttgttaaaaaattaataaatttcaacAAGTGTCAAAGAAACCAATTCTGCTTTACTGATTGATAATGAAaactaggaaaaagaaaactacttaAAACATAGATTTTCAAGATGGATCTGAAGCATTTAAGGGTAAAATATCATCACATCTATAATTAAAGTAGCTttgcaaaaaatatttagatgaagtaaatatggcaaaatgttgaCAACAATTGAACCCAGGTAGTTGGTATACGGGTGTTCATGTGttactgttttctctgcttttctggaatgtttgaaatttttcataataaagctgtaaaaaattaaatggttTCCACAATATTCTCAACAGGCACATCAGAGCAAAATACCTTTGTCTACCAAATTCCCAGGATTTTTAGCACCAAGAATCTTTAGcactaaaaggaaaaattattgaTAACTGTGGTCTTAACAATTTGGAAAGTGTGTCCGAATGTTAGAACACCATAATCTCAGAGTGACCTACTACCTGAATCCTGAAAACAGTGTGTCCACTCTCGGTCCCTCTCCACTGTCCGCCCTGCTATTTCCACTCTGAGCTAGAACTTCGGAGGAAGTTGTGTGAACTTCACTAAAGGAATCAAAACTACAAAGAAATTTTACTTCCCAAAATGAATTGCCTCCTTAATAaacttcatataattttaaaaattgagaaaatacatAATAGCTTCCTATGTCTGTCACGCCAAATTAAGTCtcacttttcaacattttttagtTAATATTCAAGAACACACTGCTTCTACAGCTTCTTCCATTTTCCGCCTCCCTACCCTGACTCTGAAtaattctgaaataataaaacaaaaaaaagatgaaaaataaagaaaaaacctttaattttatctttaagtaTACTGGTATCTCAGGAAATACTAAATATTCAAAATCTCGCCTCATTGCCTAAATATTGCCTCTTGAAACCCAGGAGAAAATAGTATTTATGTAAAAGTCAAACTGCAAAACTCTCTCTTTTCCTAGCTCAGAAAAGCTGTGTAACTGTCAGACACAAGCATCAAGAGCTGAGTAACTGACAGCTCTCACTACACAACACCTTTACATGAGCCTTTGTAACGACAGCCTGCCACGTGCTACCCACGGCCTCATTTAAAACTTTTCGATCAAACCCCTCACACACCCCGTGAGGTGGACACCGGGCCCCGCCCTGTGGCGCACTCGGACAGACACCAGCACAGTGGACAGGGCACTGGTTTGGATTTAGGACACCTGGTGTCAAAGCTTAGCTGTCGcccttattagctgtgtgactttcgGTAAGTTACTCAAACTCtctaaaaacctgtttccttccttGTAAAGTGGGGGTGATCATTCTCACCTGGGTTAATAAGAGGATGAAATGCGACAGCGCTCATGAAGGGCATACAGTGAACACACAGTGAAACCGGAAGTGAACCTGCAGTCATCACTCGACGATGCTGTAGGGGAAGAGTATTACTCTCTCCCGACACACCCACAGCTGTTCTTGTCCTATCCACTGCCTAAAGTTTTCAAAAGGGCCGTTTCCCTAATTGGGGACCTATGAAAGCGCGCGCTAGGAAGAACATCCCCATCTCAATACTCCTACCACCAGTGCACTGCACGTCATATAAATGATGTAATCAATGTGATGTAATAAGGTTTCAAACTCTTacagtcttattttctttcccactGTCTTCTGTTGTAAATATCAACTGTTTATTAATTTCATCCATGCTGATCAGTGATCGTGTTTTGATGAAGTGTTGAAAAGAGACGGCTTCCACGTATTCCTGCAGTCCTGAAAAACCAACCAAGAAAATCACTAAGAAACAAGCATTACATAACAAGTCATAATAAAAAACTGCAAACGGAGCATCACCCAGCAGCACAAAGCTCAGCGGATGCCGACTGCAACGTGCGCTCACGAGCCCTACATCCGACACACAGGAAACCCAGCATCACCGGGAGTGAACGGTGGGGACCAGTGCTGAACACAGCAACCACGTCTGTGACCCAACCATACACAGACGGCTCCAATACAAATGTATTCGATTTCTTCTTCCATGCCATTAGTCTTAAAAATCCACTCTCCTACAGGGAAATGTCAAAgattcttaggaaaaaaatctaagaatttaaaaaagggcTTTATAAAAATTCCGATAGGCTTTAATAGAACTACAcagattatttttatagattataCAGCAATGAGAGGaaacaactaaatgaaaatatCCTGACTCATTTTGAGCAGCAAACGATGTTAAAGGCCAGAAAATAGACGCCTTCAGCTACAGAACAAGACATGATGGAAAAGGACACCTCTCATAAACCTCAACATGCTGAGGAACAATGAAGTTGAGTTTAACAAGATGGATAGTATCTTTGTATTtataatagaaacattttagttttatgaaCAGATGATTGCCAGTTCCCTTCCCTAAAGACAATCTATATTTCACACTTCCTTCCGGAAATACTTCATGCGCACAAAAGCGAACAGCCACTGTATCTCTAAATGTGCTCTAGGATGCTTAGCTCTCATAAACAAGCTAAGCAAGATATGAGCACGGGTACATACAAGGGTGTTCATTATTACAGTTGTTAAAGcataaactggaaaaaaacaatgacaggaagaagaaaaaccagTCACAGATGTGCCACTTGTCAACTTATTGTCTCTCTGCTCCATTATTTTGGTAACGGAGGAGGAACCTAAGACATCCTTCTTATGTCAGCTGGCATGACACCACACTTTGTCACGGCACCTGGAGGGCACAGGCAGGCCAGCTGAGGAGGAGAAAGCTTTGTCCAGGCCCTGGTGTGCGCACCCTGCCCCAGCGGCCTTCTCGGCAGGGGGTGGCCAGCAGCTCAAGGTGGTGAGCAGCACTTGGTATCTCCTTGGGGGCAGCTTCCCAGCTTTCTCCaagctttatttaattttgttctgtAGTTTCTCGTGCTATACACTTCCACGATTCCATGCTATTCTGTGCCTGTGGGGACCTCCCGCAAATCCTTTTCTACCAGTACACAGAGTTTAAATATTCTGATAAACCCCAATTAGGGCAGCACTCATTTCTCCACACCCACTATGCAAAGCGTACACTTCAACTATGTTTCAGTGGGCTTTGTACGATCACCTATTTTGCACCTAGAACTTTTGAGGGCATTCCCATCCCCGAAGACAGCACCTCATATACAGAAAAGACTCGGGTGTTTGGTAAATTGCTTATAATcatctctccctgtttctcccaaTTTTATTAAACTCAAAGTGCTttgacaaaaatactttaaaatttggtATTCAAATGTTCAGAACTATCTCATTGTAATCCACTACAAAAGAAATACTCTTACAAGATTCAAGTTCAGACTGATGACCTTCAGAATC containing:
- the TSNAX gene encoding translin-associated protein X produces the protein MSNKEGSGGFRKRKHDNFPHNQRREGKDVNSSSPVMLAFKSFQQELDARHDKHERLVKLSRDITVESKRTIFLLHRITSAPDIEDILAESEIKLDGVRQKILQVAQELSGEDLHQFHRAITTGLQEYVEAVSFQHFIKTRSLISMDEINKQLIFTTEDSGKENKTPSSDALEKQFDSWQLRITPVDYLLGVADLTGELMRMCINSVGNGDIDTPFEVSQFLRQVYDGFSFIGNTGPYEVSKKLYTLKQSLAKVENACYALKVRGSEIPKHMLADVFSVKTEMIDQEDGIS